One window from the genome of Glycine soja cultivar W05 chromosome 12, ASM419377v2, whole genome shotgun sequence encodes:
- the LOC114377983 gene encoding protein UPSTREAM OF FLC-like, with the protein MEARMKKYNRQVSPERAKVWTEKSPKYHQSLKVPVIYYLSRNRQLEHPHFMEVPLSSPDGLYLRDVIDRLNVLRGRGMASLYSWSCKRSYKSGFVWHDLCEDDIILPAHGNEYVLKGSELFDESNSDRFSPISNVKTQSVKLLPGPASSRSLDEGSSSSSMNGKETRISQDDELSQDPHTGSSDVSPESRAEKSDALSLALTEYKIYKTDGLADASTQTEEKDNRSRAQKTCTRGVSTEDGSLESECHEICQAEAPQVKDTPRICRDAVSRPPSTSSSSSFVGKAETLESLIRADASKVNSFRILEEESMQMPTNTRMKASNLLMQLISCGSISVKNHSFGLIPSYKPRFSSSKFPSPLFSTSFVLGEFDCLAENPKLMSLRLEDKEYFSGSLVETKLKEGDGHNVLKRSSSYNDERTFKEQKQQEDKEESSSGHSKCTPRSIKASLTKHPRSESMRSPVSDGPRNSSDRIDGSGISPVTSNGSSKRITESSTGKKQSKRIDSFKEEEEVIKIEERLASGARVIIQSKPFSDTASSSC; encoded by the exons ATGGAAGCGAGGATGAAGAAGTACAACCGGCAAGTGAGTCCTGAGAGGGCCAAAGTGTGGACTGAGAAGTCACCAAAATACCACCAGAGTTTGAAGGTACCCGTGATTTACTACCTATCTCGAAACCGGCAGCTAGAGCACCCTCATTTCATGGAGGTCCCACTTTCTTCACCCGATGGACTATACTTGAGAG ATGTGATTGATAGACTTAATGTGTTGAGAGGTAGAGGCATGGCTTCCTTGTATTCATGGTCTTGCAAGAG GAGCTACAAGAGTGGATTTGTGTGGCATGATCTGTGTGAAGATGATATAATTCTACCAGCTCATGGAAATGAGTATGTTCTCAAGGGTTCTGAGCTCTTTGACGAATCAAATTCAG ATCGTTTCAGTCCCATTAGCAATGTTAAAACACAAAGTGTGAAGCTGTTGCCGGGGCCAGCTTCTTCTCGGAGCCTGGATGAGGGCTCATCCTCTTCTAGCATGAATGGGAAGGAGACAAGAATCTCCCAAGATGATGAGCTTTCCCAAGATCCACACACTGGTTCCTCTGATGTTTCTCCAGAGTCTAGAGCTGAAAAGAGTGATGCTCTAAGCTTGGCATTGACAGagtacaaaatttataaaactgaTGGATTGGCCGATGCTTCAACTCAGACAGAAGAAAAGGACAACAGATCCAGAGCTCAGAAAACTTGCACAAGGGGTGTATCAACAGAGGATGGGTCGTTAGAATCCGAATGTCATGAAATTTGTCAAGCTGAAGCTCCCCAAGTGAAAGATACTCCACGAATCTGTAGGGATGCCGTTTCTCGTCCTCCCTCAACTTcaagttcctcatcttttgtggGGAAGGCTGAAACTTTGGAATCTCTGATTAGAGCTGATGCTAGTAAAGTGAATAGCTTTAGGATTCTGGAGGAGGAGAGCATGCAGATGCCAACCAACACGAGGATGAAAGCTTCAAATTTGCTGATGCAACTGATCTCATGTGGCTCAATATCAGTGAAAAACCATAGTTTTGGCCTTATTCCTTCCTATAAGCCCAGGTTTTCCAGTTCCAAATTTCCTTCTCCCCTGTTCTCAACTTCTTTCGTGTTGGGGGAGTTTGATTGCTTAGCTGAGAATCCAAAGCTGATGAGCCTCAGATTGGAAGACAAAGAATATTTTAGTGGAAGCTTAGTTGAGACTAAACTGAAGGAGGGAGATGGACATAATGTTCTGAAACGCTCTTCTTCCTACAATGATGAGAG GACatttaaagaacagaaacagCAAGAAGACAAAGAGGAATCATCCTCGGGACATTCAAAATGCACTCCTCGATCAATTAAGGCTTCATTGACCAAGCATCCCCGAAGTGAATCCATGAGATCTCCTGTTTCTGATGGACCTCGGAACTCATCAGATAGAATTGATGGCTCAGGCATATCCCCAGTAACATCTAATGGTAGCAGCAAAAGGATCACTGAATCTTCCACAGGAAAAAAACAATCGAAGAGGATAGACTCATttaaagaagaggaggaggtgaTTAAAATTGAAGAAAG GCTTGCTTCAGGAGCTCGGGTTATAATCCAATCCAAACCATTTTCAGACACTGCATCTAGCAGCTGTTGA